A portion of the Phyllobacterium zundukense genome contains these proteins:
- a CDS encoding helix-turn-helix transcriptional regulator, translating into MRTAFDLEAVGHAIIAAATDPARWDAAMDVVATATDSFGSMLFDAKGPLPCLPRSREMGPSFEAYVRDGWIDRDDRYNFIPLLKRRGAVSDLDVLSSEEIDRHPYYQEFLAPFGLRWFAGAKIAVGDDLWCLSIQRSIQQGPFSPSELQSLAGLSRQLGSAAALAKMLSFARAEGALDAFSKSGTPAVMLDSNAAVIMANAPAERMFGRDLLVTRRQLACIDREATNTLRRALHALLRHPNPPAMLSPIPLPRLQGRPLLAYPSRLQTSATNAFTSCQVVVVFIDPDIYPKPPEIALQNCFGLTPAEAKLARLVSSGEELRTVADQLGVTYETARTQLKTVFAKTDTHRQAELGALLARMAGHPTTLTVAGGTFEANHS; encoded by the coding sequence ATGCGTACAGCTTTTGATCTCGAGGCGGTTGGCCATGCCATAATTGCAGCAGCGACCGATCCTGCGCGCTGGGATGCCGCAATGGATGTGGTCGCGACCGCTACTGATAGCTTTGGCTCGATGCTGTTCGACGCCAAGGGGCCGTTGCCGTGCCTGCCGCGCAGTCGCGAGATGGGTCCATCATTCGAGGCATACGTCCGCGATGGCTGGATCGACCGGGATGACAGGTACAACTTTATCCCTCTCTTGAAACGCAGAGGGGCGGTCAGCGATCTTGATGTTCTCTCTTCCGAGGAAATTGACAGGCATCCGTACTATCAGGAATTTCTCGCTCCTTTTGGTCTTCGGTGGTTTGCGGGTGCGAAGATTGCGGTAGGCGATGACCTCTGGTGCCTGTCCATCCAGCGATCCATCCAGCAAGGCCCCTTTTCGCCTTCCGAGTTGCAAAGTCTTGCCGGCCTCTCCAGACAGCTGGGCTCTGCTGCAGCGCTCGCAAAAATGCTGAGCTTCGCGCGTGCAGAAGGTGCGCTGGATGCTTTCAGTAAAAGCGGTACGCCTGCAGTCATGCTTGACAGCAACGCTGCCGTCATCATGGCGAATGCGCCTGCAGAAAGGATGTTCGGCCGAGACCTTCTCGTTACGAGGCGTCAGTTGGCATGCATCGACAGGGAGGCCACCAACACCCTCAGGCGCGCGTTGCATGCTCTGTTACGGCATCCGAACCCGCCAGCAATGTTAAGCCCCATACCGTTGCCGCGCCTTCAGGGTAGACCGTTGCTGGCTTACCCTTCTCGTCTGCAGACAAGTGCCACGAATGCGTTCACATCATGCCAGGTTGTAGTCGTGTTTATCGATCCGGACATCTATCCCAAACCGCCAGAGATTGCTTTGCAGAACTGCTTCGGCCTGACACCTGCAGAGGCGAAACTGGCGCGCCTGGTTTCATCAGGCGAGGAGTTGAGAACAGTTGCGGATCAGTTGGGAGTCACCTACGAAACTGCCAGAACCCAGTTGAAAACGGTCTTTGCCAAAACAGACACCCATCGGCAGGCGGAATTGGGCGCATTGCTTGCGAGAATGGCCGGCCACCCCACTACCTTGACGGTTGCGGGTGGTACGTTCGAAGCCAACCATTCTTAG
- a CDS encoding cold-shock protein, with protein MPRTIKILFNLLSGGFIVATGTVKWFNATKGFGFIQPDDGGADVFVHISAVERAGMRSLNDGQKISYEMVRDNKSGKMSADQLSAG; from the coding sequence ATGCCTCGAACGATAAAGATACTGTTCAATTTGCTATCGGGAGGATTCATCGTGGCAACAGGTACTGTGAAATGGTTCAATGCAACCAAGGGGTTCGGTTTTATCCAGCCCGATGACGGCGGCGCTGATGTCTTCGTCCATATTTCTGCCGTCGAGCGCGCCGGAATGCGCAGTCTGAACGACGGACAGAAGATTAGCTACGAGATGGTGCGCGATAACAAGTCGGGCAAAATGTCGGCCGATCAATTGAGCGCAGGCTAA
- a CDS encoding ABC-three component system middle component 6: protein MTVGDYVEAEAQLDPDFPERLKAGFLEKYYARLKEGHKGDELFELMCAFAQRGLKRQADKTAGICGADLPVRNLRCVREMILPTKHIPQNEALIGVGATLLAHLSGPMTVSGLWERLRSERNVGTFERFVLASSLLYLIGTIDIKDGLIVRTVP, encoded by the coding sequence GTGACCGTCGGCGACTATGTCGAAGCTGAGGCACAGCTCGATCCCGATTTTCCGGAGCGACTGAAGGCCGGCTTCCTCGAGAAATATTATGCGCGGCTTAAGGAGGGTCATAAGGGCGACGAACTGTTCGAGTTGATGTGTGCCTTCGCCCAACGAGGTTTAAAACGTCAGGCTGACAAGACTGCAGGCATTTGCGGTGCTGATCTACCTGTTCGAAATCTGCGATGTGTTCGAGAAATGATCCTTCCGACCAAACATATCCCGCAGAATGAAGCGCTGATCGGAGTTGGAGCAACCCTTCTGGCTCACCTTAGTGGACCTATGACGGTTTCCGGTCTCTGGGAGCGTCTCCGCTCAGAGCGGAATGTCGGCACGTTCGAGCGCTTCGTCCTTGCTTCTAGTCTCCTTTATCTCATTGGCACCATCGACATTAAAGACGGGCTAATCGTCAGGACCGTGCCATGA
- a CDS encoding nucleotidyl transferase AbiEii/AbiGii toxin family protein, with translation MDKVALLPPGDRAALFGETGAGRGVANTIIEKDFWVCWTLKRLFGLEHKDTATLVFKGGTSLSKAFGAIRRFSEDIDLSFDRADLGYTGDRDPAGDGISKKKAEKLIEALVTDVEQHIAEKLLPALRSAIVEQLGEPTKGEWSLEIDAGDAQTVNFHYPTVLPASEYEGMAYITPRVKLELGARGDPWPTEERGIRSYAAEDYPAFFEDPDSMVTVLSAQRTFWEKATALHAEAHRPVETATPQYFSRHYYDLAMLLDTDEGKAAAKDFDLLATVAKHKTTFFRSSWASYDTARPGTLRLLPSEARIKNLRADYRAMAPMMFDEKPPAFDEILAQIRKLQDAINE, from the coding sequence ATGGATAAGGTCGCACTTCTTCCGCCTGGTGATCGGGCGGCTCTCTTTGGCGAGACGGGCGCTGGCCGAGGCGTCGCCAATACGATCATCGAAAAAGACTTCTGGGTCTGTTGGACGTTGAAGCGGCTTTTCGGCCTGGAGCATAAGGACACTGCCACCCTGGTGTTCAAGGGTGGTACCTCCCTCTCCAAGGCGTTCGGCGCCATCCGCCGCTTTTCCGAAGATATCGATCTATCTTTCGATCGGGCGGACCTCGGCTACACCGGCGACCGCGATCCCGCGGGGGATGGCATCAGCAAGAAAAAGGCCGAAAAACTTATCGAAGCCCTGGTAACCGATGTCGAGCAGCATATTGCCGAGAAGCTGCTTCCGGCTCTACGGTCCGCGATCGTCGAGCAACTCGGCGAGCCGACCAAAGGTGAGTGGTCGCTGGAGATTGACGCCGGCGACGCGCAGACGGTGAACTTCCACTATCCGACCGTTCTGCCTGCTTCCGAGTATGAAGGCATGGCCTACATCACGCCGCGGGTGAAACTGGAGCTCGGGGCGCGCGGCGATCCCTGGCCCACCGAGGAGAGGGGCATTCGCTCCTACGCGGCGGAGGACTATCCCGCCTTCTTTGAAGACCCTGATAGCATGGTGACCGTTCTGTCGGCCCAGCGCACCTTTTGGGAGAAGGCGACTGCTTTGCACGCCGAGGCGCATCGTCCCGTAGAAACTGCGACACCGCAATATTTCTCGCGGCACTATTACGACCTCGCCATGCTTCTCGATACCGACGAGGGCAAAGCTGCCGCCAAGGATTTCGACCTTCTGGCAACGGTGGCGAAGCACAAGACCACCTTCTTTCGGTCGAGCTGGGCCAGCTACGACACCGCACGGCCGGGCACTTTGCGACTGCTGCCAAGCGAGGCGCGGATAAAGAACCTGCGCGCCGATTATCGGGCCATGGCGCCGATGATGTTCGATGAAAAACCGCCAGCTTTCGATGAAATACTTGCACAGATTAGAAAACTACAAGATGCCATCAATGAGTAA
- a CDS encoding type IV toxin-antitoxin system AbiEi family antitoxin domain-containing protein, translated as MKRARSGGRGGVFTPSDFLNIAGRAAVDQALSRLVKSGKLRRLARGLYDFPKVHPQLGPLSPTPDDVAQALARETGSLVQIAGARAANALGLSTQVPAKSTYLTDGPSRRVVLGRRVVDLRHASPKHLIAPGSAAGTVVQALRHVGAVRAADVAQIASRRLSASDKKTLASNAIQAPAWMRPTLVSIANAASGGIDG; from the coding sequence ATGAAGCGCGCCCGCAGTGGCGGGCGCGGCGGTGTTTTCACGCCAAGCGATTTTCTGAATATCGCAGGACGCGCAGCGGTGGACCAGGCGTTGTCCCGACTGGTCAAGTCCGGCAAGCTCCGCCGTCTGGCACGAGGCCTGTACGACTTTCCGAAGGTTCATCCGCAACTTGGCCCACTTTCGCCAACCCCTGACGACGTTGCGCAAGCATTGGCGCGGGAAACCGGATCTCTGGTGCAGATCGCCGGCGCCCGCGCGGCGAACGCCCTTGGCCTCTCAACTCAGGTCCCTGCGAAAAGTACCTATCTGACCGATGGTCCCTCCCGTCGTGTCGTACTGGGTAGGCGTGTCGTCGATCTGCGTCACGCTTCGCCCAAGCATCTTATCGCTCCAGGCAGTGCTGCCGGCACCGTCGTTCAGGCCCTTCGTCACGTCGGAGCGGTACGTGCCGCGGACGTCGCGCAGATCGCGTCGCGTCGGCTGTCGGCCAGCGACAAGAAGACGCTCGCATCCAATGCAATCCAGGCCCCCGCGTGGATGCGGCCGACGCTTGTCTCGATTGCCAACGCAGCATCGGGTGGGATCGATGGATAA
- a CDS encoding group 1 truncated hemoglobin, with protein sequence MYAQTKAIEPVVVQGVSISLTRRNLVAGLALIAGAATALVAADNADAETKQSVTEKSLYERLGGVFAIAAVVDHFSEAVVKNPIVGKKSKNPQLRKWHTKNLERLPGLKFMRTLWVCDISGGPFKFSATKPGTTPLGLEEAHRDLRISSSEFDEVAAELGRTLDFFKIPKREKAEVLAAFAAHKNEVTAGYKRS encoded by the coding sequence ATGTATGCGCAAACAAAGGCCATCGAGCCGGTCGTGGTACAGGGTGTTTCGATTTCCCTCACACGAAGAAACCTGGTCGCAGGGCTGGCGCTGATCGCCGGCGCGGCGACCGCACTAGTAGCCGCCGACAATGCGGACGCGGAGACCAAGCAGTCCGTGACTGAGAAAAGTCTTTACGAACGGCTAGGAGGGGTCTTTGCCATTGCGGCGGTGGTTGACCACTTCAGCGAAGCGGTCGTAAAGAATCCCATCGTCGGCAAGAAATCCAAGAATCCGCAGTTGCGAAAATGGCACACCAAGAACTTGGAACGGCTGCCCGGTCTTAAATTCATGCGTACGCTATGGGTCTGCGACATTTCGGGTGGCCCCTTCAAGTTCTCGGCCACCAAGCCCGGCACGACACCGCTCGGCCTTGAGGAGGCGCATCGGGACCTCCGGATCTCCTCCTCAGAATTCGATGAGGTCGCAGCGGAGCTCGGAAGGACCTTGGACTTCTTCAAGATACCCAAGCGCGAGAAGGCCGAAGTCCTGGCAGCCTTCGCCGCCCACAAGAATGAAGTCACCGCCGGCTATAAGCGCAGCTGA
- a CDS encoding RNA polymerase sigma factor translates to MPAISINKNTVSDHSGDLDLVRRALTRDANAFRTIMQTHNLRLYRIARGVVRNDGEAEDVVQEAYLNAFAHLDTFRGDASLATWLSRIVINEARGRLRRQRRASVVAATFARDAQIIQFPLSKNDNPEQAMAQRQILQLIERAIDKLPNLYRVVFVVRVIEGLSIEETANLLAIRPETVKTRLHRARHLVRQQLNAQIGPVLLDAFPFAGRRCERLAATVMERIGFPE, encoded by the coding sequence ATGCCCGCAATTTCGATAAATAAAAATACCGTATCCGATCACTCAGGCGATCTCGATCTCGTGCGGCGTGCCCTGACCCGCGACGCTAATGCGTTTCGTACGATCATGCAAACACATAACCTCCGACTTTACCGGATTGCCCGTGGCGTCGTGCGCAATGACGGTGAAGCTGAGGATGTCGTCCAGGAGGCCTACTTAAACGCGTTTGCTCATCTGGATACATTCCGCGGCGATGCCTCACTCGCTACGTGGCTTTCCCGCATCGTGATCAATGAAGCGCGTGGGCGCTTGCGCAGGCAGCGACGGGCATCTGTCGTTGCGGCGACGTTTGCGCGGGACGCTCAAATTATTCAGTTTCCGTTGAGCAAAAACGACAATCCGGAGCAGGCGATGGCGCAACGACAGATACTGCAGCTCATTGAGCGGGCCATCGACAAATTGCCCAATCTGTACCGGGTCGTCTTCGTCGTTCGGGTGATTGAGGGTCTGAGTATCGAGGAGACAGCTAATCTGCTTGCTATCCGGCCCGAAACTGTGAAGACGCGGCTTCACCGTGCTAGGCACCTCGTGCGTCAACAATTGAACGCGCAGATCGGTCCGGTACTGCTTGATGCGTTCCCGTTTGCCGGTCGGCGTTGCGAGCGACTGGCCGCTACAGTCATGGAGCGGATCGGCTTTCCAGAATAG
- a CDS encoding Hint domain-containing protein gives MSARVAAIGPAAAMISALPAQAKPKEKHGNGRKGGGHNCFLRGTSISTPKGDTRIEDLKIGDFVETVRGKAVAIKWIGRRAYKKAGAFWNDSVMPIRISSHALDDKIPYRDLYLSPDHALLIDGVLIRVKELVNGVSITPAVPAEWERIEYLQIVLDTHEVILAEGAPAESFLLRGTNHENFSNFAEYEHLYPGHSRLAMTPFAPIVGYEGGREHLKALLNLSISRFVQVRDPVQEAYERIAARAAQPVS, from the coding sequence ATGAGCGCTCGCGTTGCGGCAATAGGCCCCGCGGCAGCTATGATTTCGGCTTTGCCAGCTCAAGCCAAGCCGAAGGAAAAACACGGTAATGGTCGAAAGGGAGGCGGCCACAACTGTTTCCTCCGTGGCACATCTATCAGCACCCCCAAGGGCGACACACGCATCGAAGATCTCAAGATCGGGGATTTTGTTGAAACCGTGCGCGGCAAAGCCGTTGCCATCAAGTGGATTGGTCGCCGGGCCTACAAGAAGGCCGGCGCATTTTGGAATGACAGCGTGATGCCAATTCGCATTTCATCCCACGCCCTCGATGACAAAATACCTTACAGGGATCTTTATCTCTCGCCCGACCACGCTCTGTTAATCGATGGGGTTCTCATCCGGGTAAAGGAGCTTGTCAATGGGGTCTCGATTACACCGGCGGTCCCTGCAGAGTGGGAGAGGATAGAATATCTTCAGATCGTGCTCGACACCCATGAAGTGATTTTGGCCGAGGGGGCTCCTGCCGAGTCCTTCCTTCTCAGGGGCACAAATCATGAGAACTTCTCGAATTTTGCTGAATATGAGCACCTCTATCCTGGCCATTCACGTCTTGCCATGACCCCTTTCGCGCCGATTGTGGGTTACGAAGGCGGACGAGAGCACCTGAAGGCTCTCCTCAACCTTAGCATCTCGCGCTTTGTTCAAGTGCGCGACCCGGTGCAGGAGGCTTACGAGAGGATTGCAGCACGCGCCGCGCAGCCTGTCAGCTGA
- a CDS encoding DUF1236 domain-containing protein, giving the protein MKNIILKSALVLALGVAPGAGLAQTEMLKKKPAQQTEGQTQMPAETGTQEPGATTKSQTEGQAGTQMKKSQQTEGQAQAPAGQDTKSEQTQDKAQAPADQGTEQQGAASKEQTQEQTGTTTTEGTAKTKPAPDDDTAKTSSQPSNETTGSVNVTAEQKTEIKQVITETKAEPVRDVNFEVNIGVAVPRTIELQPLPPRIVKLVPRYEGYRYFLLADGRIVIVDPDSLEIVVIIA; this is encoded by the coding sequence ATGAAGAATATCATTCTGAAAAGTGCCCTCGTCCTCGCGCTTGGCGTTGCGCCCGGAGCAGGACTTGCACAAACCGAAATGCTGAAGAAGAAACCAGCCCAGCAGACTGAAGGCCAAACGCAGATGCCGGCGGAAACGGGGACTCAGGAACCGGGTGCAACAACCAAGTCCCAGACCGAGGGCCAGGCTGGCACTCAGATGAAGAAGAGCCAGCAAACGGAGGGACAGGCACAAGCTCCCGCCGGTCAGGACACGAAGAGTGAGCAGACTCAGGACAAGGCACAGGCCCCTGCAGATCAAGGAACGGAACAACAGGGCGCTGCCAGCAAGGAACAGACACAGGAGCAAACTGGCACGACCACTACAGAAGGCACAGCCAAGACCAAGCCAGCGCCGGACGATGATACGGCCAAGACGTCAAGCCAGCCGTCCAACGAAACGACAGGCAGCGTCAATGTGACGGCCGAGCAGAAGACGGAAATCAAGCAGGTCATAACCGAAACGAAAGCTGAGCCGGTTCGCGACGTCAACTTCGAAGTGAACATCGGCGTGGCGGTGCCGCGAACGATCGAGCTGCAACCGTTGCCGCCACGCATCGTCAAGCTTGTGCCCAGATATGAAGGCTACCGCTATTTCTTGCTGGCTGACGGCAGGATCGTCATCGTCGATCCAGACTCGCTGGAGATCGTCGTCATTATCGCCTAA
- a CDS encoding DUF1236 domain-containing protein, giving the protein MNKKLIVAGALVLGFATAASAQEGTVNGAAGGAVTGAIVGGPVGAAVGGVAGAVVGTVLAPPPRRVVSYVEQQPIPESEVVVKQKVVVGKPLPNRVKIMRIPQDPKYAYAVVNHQRVIVDPSNRTVVRVVD; this is encoded by the coding sequence ATGAACAAGAAATTGATCGTAGCTGGGGCATTGGTGCTTGGTTTTGCAACCGCTGCCTCTGCGCAGGAAGGCACAGTCAACGGCGCCGCGGGTGGTGCTGTGACGGGGGCGATTGTTGGTGGCCCCGTCGGCGCTGCGGTCGGCGGCGTTGCCGGTGCAGTCGTTGGTACCGTGCTCGCTCCACCGCCGCGCAGAGTGGTTTCATATGTGGAACAACAGCCGATCCCGGAGAGTGAGGTGGTTGTTAAACAGAAAGTGGTTGTCGGCAAGCCATTGCCCAACAGGGTCAAGATAATGCGTATCCCGCAAGATCCGAAATACGCCTACGCAGTGGTCAACCATCAACGTGTGATCGTCGATCCTTCGAACAGGACCGTGGTTCGCGTCGTTGACTAA
- a CDS encoding DUF1236 domain-containing protein, with amino-acid sequence MRRILLATAVMLAMSGSVYAQDAVVVDVPQPAREYVIAHPTDPVIVEGDVAIGTAVPEDVKLVPIPDSPDYGYIYVDKQPIIVSMKDRKVVYMSK; translated from the coding sequence ATGAGACGGATTTTGCTTGCCACAGCCGTGATGCTTGCGATGTCTGGTAGCGTCTACGCGCAGGATGCAGTTGTCGTTGATGTTCCGCAGCCGGCCCGCGAATATGTTATCGCGCATCCGACAGATCCTGTCATCGTAGAAGGTGATGTTGCAATTGGCACCGCTGTGCCGGAGGACGTCAAGTTGGTGCCGATCCCAGATAGTCCGGACTACGGCTACATCTATGTGGATAAGCAGCCGATTATCGTGTCGATGAAGGACCGTAAGGTCGTCTATATGTCGAAGTGA
- a CDS encoding BA14K family protein, translating into MRKILSILCASSLSLAMGISSPIPATAAPFMARQVELSSGFEQIQYYRDGYGPRRYYRPYAGRWNGYRGYRYRHNGYRRHNDGWWYPLAAFGAGALIGGAIANQGPRRVYRSSGSAHVQWCYDRYRSYRAYDNTYQPYSGFRRQCYSPYN; encoded by the coding sequence ATGAGAAAGATCCTGTCGATCCTATGCGCCTCATCGCTCAGCCTGGCCATGGGTATATCATCCCCGATCCCCGCTACCGCCGCGCCGTTTATGGCAAGGCAAGTGGAGCTGAGTTCCGGCTTCGAGCAGATTCAATACTACCGCGACGGCTACGGCCCGCGTCGCTATTATCGGCCTTATGCTGGCCGATGGAATGGTTATCGCGGGTATCGTTATCGCCACAATGGCTATCGTCGTCATAATGACGGCTGGTGGTATCCACTCGCCGCTTTTGGTGCCGGCGCCCTCATCGGAGGCGCGATTGCCAATCAAGGGCCGCGTCGCGTTTACCGCAGCAGCGGCAGCGCTCATGTCCAATGGTGCTATGACCGCTATCGTTCGTACCGTGCCTACGACAATACCTATCAGCCTTATAGCGGTTTCCGGCGACAATGTTATTCGCCGTACAACTAA
- a CDS encoding response regulator encodes MLVRVAVIDDHPLFREGVKRSLGEINGFQIVGEGSTKEDAIRITQDHAPDVILMDISMPGGGLEAISPILDLVPGQKIVMLTVSETSDDVTKALNCGAKGYVLKGVGSRALAEIIRTVASGEGYVSPALSARLLSDISSMSRVRSKTDPIGELTRRECEVLNLVAAGVSNKRIALKLDLHEKTVKHHMGRILAKLNVTNRTEAAMALRDAGYEIQPV; translated from the coding sequence ATGTTAGTACGTGTGGCGGTGATCGACGACCATCCGTTGTTCCGAGAGGGAGTCAAACGCAGCCTCGGTGAAATCAATGGCTTTCAGATCGTTGGAGAGGGCTCCACGAAGGAGGACGCAATCCGCATCACGCAGGATCACGCTCCAGACGTCATCTTGATGGACATCTCGATGCCGGGCGGAGGTCTGGAAGCAATCTCCCCGATTCTCGATCTCGTTCCCGGCCAGAAGATCGTCATGCTGACTGTGTCAGAGACGAGCGATGACGTCACCAAGGCGCTAAATTGCGGCGCGAAAGGGTATGTTCTCAAAGGCGTCGGCTCGCGGGCGCTTGCGGAAATTATACGCACTGTGGCATCTGGCGAAGGCTATGTTTCTCCGGCTCTCTCTGCCCGTTTGCTCTCGGACATATCGTCGATGTCAAGGGTGCGCAGCAAAACCGATCCGATCGGCGAACTTACCCGTCGGGAGTGTGAGGTCCTGAATCTTGTCGCGGCCGGAGTGAGCAACAAACGGATCGCTTTGAAACTCGACCTTCATGAAAAGACGGTGAAACATCATATGGGACGCATTCTTGCGAAGCTCAACGTCACAAACCGGACGGAAGCCGCTATGGCATTGCGCGACGCCGGTTACGAGATCCAGCCTGTGTGA
- a CDS encoding glycoside hydrolase family 16 protein, producing MHCRFTKIFILLIALGSSGFLAQPSAAQDQINIDAFQMTFEENFDNLDVSAWGENGSRWIAHTPWNGDFGDARFTDPADGFPFTVDSGILRIEARKGSDGNWRSGLLASTNAKGQGFSQQFGYFEARMKLPPGKGVWPAFWLIGIDRSKYTAEIDVMEYYGRVPYEFSSGYHIWRQSQGGENTTDGHWTTVEDGTLSNEYHTYGVEISPEKTIIYLDRKSIWSFETPQEFHTPFYPLVNLALGSGWPIDETPDPSFLLVDYIHVYQRTPSGSKD from the coding sequence ATGCATTGCCGATTTACTAAGATTTTCATTTTGCTCATCGCGCTTGGTTCGTCAGGATTCCTGGCGCAGCCAAGCGCGGCCCAAGATCAGATCAATATTGATGCGTTCCAAATGACCTTCGAGGAGAACTTCGATAATCTGGATGTCTCGGCCTGGGGGGAGAACGGCTCACGCTGGATTGCTCACACGCCCTGGAATGGAGATTTTGGCGACGCCCGTTTTACCGACCCTGCCGACGGGTTTCCCTTCACCGTCGATAGCGGGATCTTGCGGATCGAGGCGCGTAAAGGATCCGATGGAAACTGGCGCTCGGGCCTCCTGGCGTCGACGAACGCGAAAGGGCAGGGGTTCTCGCAGCAATTCGGCTACTTCGAGGCCCGGATGAAGCTGCCGCCGGGCAAGGGAGTCTGGCCGGCCTTTTGGCTCATCGGCATCGACAGGTCGAAGTACACCGCGGAGATAGACGTAATGGAATATTACGGTCGCGTGCCGTACGAATTCAGCAGTGGCTACCATATCTGGCGTCAGAGCCAAGGCGGTGAGAATACTACGGACGGCCATTGGACAACGGTCGAGGATGGGACATTGAGCAATGAATATCACACCTATGGCGTGGAGATTTCACCGGAGAAGACGATCATTTATCTCGATCGTAAGTCCATATGGAGTTTCGAGACGCCACAGGAATTCCACACCCCGTTTTATCCGTTGGTAAACCTCGCGCTCGGATCGGGTTGGCCGATCGATGAAACGCCGGACCCATCCTTTCTACTGGTCGACTACATCCACGTTTACCAGCGAACGCCTAGCGGTTCTAAGGATTGA
- a CDS encoding lipopolysaccharide biosynthesis protein, translated as MSSVSQRTATASIWTIGGKFLARLLDFMSLLVLARLLSPADFGLVAIATSVLVIVEAILDLPLTQALVRQRSPSDRMFATAFTLSVLRGAAISLLMVIVAWPMALIYNDPRLVSLVAVLSLAPAMRSLISPRMVLFMQHFDFRREFALDIIAKGSTLLFGVGVTLMTGSYWGLAIGAVAGPFAAAITSYVFAPMRPTLTLSEWKHFQDMIGWNTVAQILNSINWQLDRLLLPRFTSLSTFGAFSVADNLAGIPHQTFVGPLMRPLMAAFSNVDDYRKLITAYLKATNAITLVAAPVLLILALLADPVVRIVVGEKWAFAIPILQWLCLVSLIGLPATIMPALAMVMDNTRYVALRMFVEFAIRVPVTILGIAYFGLAGALAARVVAVLVAYAASLVITRHLIGATFGAQLNAFFRPLAASLPMIGFLLWVRPVLSAMPLGLNLIVGLTFCGGAAATIFWVSALLLWQIVGRPDGLETIVVRKILPRRSGALTS; from the coding sequence GTGTCAAGTGTATCGCAAAGGACGGCGACGGCAAGCATCTGGACCATTGGCGGAAAGTTCCTCGCAAGACTGCTCGATTTCATGAGCCTTCTGGTCCTGGCAAGGCTCCTGAGTCCGGCGGATTTTGGCCTTGTTGCCATCGCGACCTCGGTCTTGGTCATCGTCGAGGCGATCCTCGATCTGCCACTGACCCAGGCCCTGGTCCGCCAGCGATCTCCTTCAGACCGGATGTTTGCCACGGCGTTCACGCTGAGCGTTCTCAGAGGGGCGGCCATCAGCCTCTTGATGGTGATCGTCGCTTGGCCGATGGCGCTTATCTATAATGATCCTCGGCTCGTCTCACTTGTCGCCGTTCTCTCCCTCGCACCAGCCATGCGCAGCCTGATCAGTCCGCGCATGGTTCTCTTCATGCAACATTTTGATTTCAGACGCGAGTTTGCGCTCGACATCATTGCCAAGGGATCGACGCTCCTGTTCGGGGTAGGAGTGACGCTAATGACCGGCAGCTACTGGGGGCTGGCGATCGGAGCGGTCGCTGGCCCGTTCGCGGCGGCGATCACCTCATATGTCTTCGCGCCAATGCGACCGACCCTGACCCTTTCGGAGTGGAAGCACTTTCAGGACATGATTGGTTGGAACACGGTTGCGCAGATCCTGAATTCCATCAACTGGCAACTGGATCGGCTGCTCCTTCCGCGCTTTACAAGCCTGTCGACGTTCGGCGCCTTCAGCGTGGCGGATAATCTCGCCGGTATTCCGCACCAGACCTTTGTAGGACCACTGATGCGCCCCTTGATGGCCGCCTTCTCCAATGTCGACGATTATCGCAAGCTGATAACCGCGTATCTGAAAGCGACAAATGCAATCACCCTGGTCGCAGCTCCGGTCCTCCTCATCCTCGCCTTGCTTGCCGACCCGGTCGTGCGCATCGTTGTCGGCGAGAAATGGGCATTCGCCATCCCGATTCTCCAATGGCTGTGTCTCGTCAGCCTGATCGGTCTTCCTGCAACCATCATGCCGGCGTTGGCTATGGTCATGGACAACACCCGCTATGTCGCACTTAGAATGTTCGTGGAGTTCGCCATAAGAGTTCCGGTAACGATCCTGGGAATCGCCTATTTCGGATTGGCCGGGGCACTCGCCGCGCGCGTTGTGGCAGTTCTTGTCGCCTATGCCGCATCGCTTGTCATCACGCGACACCTGATCGGCGCGACATTCGGTGCTCAGCTCAATGCCTTTTTCAGGCCGCTTGCTGCGAGTTTGCCTATGATCGGTTTTCTGCTGTGGGTGCGGCCAGTGCTCAGTGCCATGCCTCTCGGCCTCAATCTCATCGTCGGTTTGACCTTCTGCGGCGGGGCTGCGGCCACGATCTTCTGGGTTTCCGCGCTGTTGTTGTGGCAGATCGTCGGAAGGCCCGATGGTCTTGAGACCATCGTCGTTCGGAAGATCTTACCTCGAAGAAGCGGGGCCCTCACCTCGTGA